GTTTATGTTCCCTGTGACATTTTCTTCTGTTAAGTCTTCTCCTGCTTCCCTGGTTAACGCCAACCAGGAGAGTCTCAGTCATGAGAAATGGACCACAGCCAGGAGAAAGACTTGAGTCTTATTTAAAACAGGAGCTCCCCCTAAAGCATCCTCTTCAGCTTCCcaggagaggcagaggcaggcaggcGGGGCTCAGCTGAGGTCCTCCAAGGACCAGGTGCTCGGCCCAGCTCCACCCGACCTAATGATTCCCGGGACCCGGAGGGGCCTCGAGAAAGAGACCCTGGAGGTGCTCCCCCTCAAAGTGCATGGCCTGTAGAGGAAGAGCGGCAGCCTTGCTGTCTGTGAAAGAAGTCTCAGGACAAATTTGGTCCTCAGACTGTGCCCGGTGCCCTATCCCCATCACCAAGCTTCTTCCTGGGCTGGTAGCAGGTGCCCTGCAGCTTCTCTGTCTTCCATAGAAGCAGGTTGTTCTGTGGGTTGGGGATGGGGACACAGATCCAAGAGTTGACCAAGGAGATTAACCAGGTCCTGAAAGAGCTTTCTGCTGCAACAGGCAGGAAGAACTGAGTCAGAATCAATGCTTGGCTGTTTCATTTTCACTGAGTCTTTAAATGATAACATGGCCTTGAATTTGGGGATACTCGGGGTCTaaaaggaagtttaaaaaatgatGGAGTAGCTGGAAAATTACCCAAGTTCTTTGAGGCTGAGAGCAAGCCCACTGCAGGCCCAGTTCTCAAAGGCACCATGGGGGGGTCCTGGGGCTGCTTCCTCCCGCAGTGCACACCTGCCAGCCTCCTGCTCAGCCCTGGGGCACCGCGAGAGGGACTGGAGACGTGTGTGTCTCCCGTAACGGCTGCTTCCTTCTCGCTCACAGGGTGCTCGAGGCAATGACGGTCAACCAGGCCCTGCAGGGCCTCCGGTAAGTTCACTTCAGCCCCGGCAGGTTTGCCTGAGTCCCAGTCAGCCGCCCAGTGAAGTGGCAGTGTTTACTCAATATCCAGGCCACATTCTGGATTCTCCTGGAAAAAGAGGAACAACTTTTCATTGCTAAGGGAGTATGTTGGTGACAAGCTTTGAAGCAATGGTTCATTTTTCTCAGCTACACTTTTGGTAGTTTTTCTGGGGAGGGGTAGAGAGGGAGGTGAAAGAATGACTTGCTTCTCACCATGTATATATTCAGAAACTATATACTGCGTCAGAAACGCAgtttccccaagccaggcttggGGACACTGGCAGCGGGGACAATTTTCATCCAGGGACTTTCGGCCACAGTGGATATAGAGCAATATCAGTACAAAGGTGGGAAGGCATGGGAGGTGAGGGGTGGCTTGCTTTGGAGGCTGGAGATGGTCTGCCCAGACTGGGCCTTCACCTCTGCATCTGCTTGCTTCCTCCAGGGTCCCGTGGGTCCTGCTGGCGGTCCTGGCTTCCCCGGTGCTCCTGGTGCCAAGGTGCGTGTTCTGCTTGTCGAGTCAGGAACCCCCCTTTCCCCATAACCCTTGCTGACTGCCCCCCGGATGATCCGCCTTCCCTTTGGAGTGTCCCCCACCCCTCGCCCCACTACTGCTATCCGTGGAAGCAAGGAAAGAGCCAGGCGTTTTGCAGAGTCACTAGTGGGAAGGGAAAGCAAGATGGAATGATAAAAAGCTGGAGATACAGTTACAGCTTCAGAGTGGGACAAGGCAGAAAAAGATGGGGGGACCCCTGAGACCTGGGAGGGGaccaaaggaaactgaagaaaaaaggCAAAGCTCAGCTGGCTTAGATCCGGAAGAGAGTTGGAGGGAAGTGGGCGCAGAGATGGTTCCATCCTTCCCTCTCACCCCTGCTTCATCTTGGGGGGCAGGGCTTGTCTCTCCCAAACCGTGTTAATAGAGTTCTTCCAAGGATTAATAGAGGCCAGTGGGAGGCCAGCCAGTTCAGGGAAAGGCCCCTGTGGCCCAGGAGGGATTCCAACACGCGTGCGTCCCTGGGAATTCTCTCCTGGTGCCGCCAGGAGATGAATAAGGAGCCTCCATGTGGTCACTGGCATCAGGTTGCTTTTCCCCTTGTGGGGGTTTCCATGGCAACCAGACAGTGTCTGAGGCCCCAGGAGCTGGGTGAAGGAGACCCATTGTGAAGAGGGACAGCGGAAGGTGAGGGGGCCTGAcctttagaaaataataattacaaaagTAAAGCAAGAATGTTCTGAGAAGAAACCTGAGGAGGCCGTGCCCTCCCTCCAGGTCAGCAGTCCTCCCCAGGGACTCTGCCATCCAGAGAGCCCAGCTCACAGCCAGCTAtaactttcaggaaaaaaattaaagtaaaagcaGAGCCCATTTTGGGAAAAGTGGTGTCGGGGCACTGGTCCCCCAGCTTGCTTTTTGTCCTGGCTTGCTGGCTTCCTTCAAACAGGCTTGACTCAGAGCCTGGTTCACATTAGCCAGATACACGCCCAGTGGCACCCCGAGCTGAGATGTTCAAGAGcctcaataaaagagaaaataggtAGGAAAGGGGAGGTAAAGGTGCCTGCCCATCTCAGCCATTGTCCATCATCCCACAGTGCTGGACTGGCAGGCTGCCCAGCTCAGGCTTTTCTGATGAGTGCTGAGGGAACCAGCACAAAGCCCAGCCTGTAACATGAACCTGTGTGCCTGCTCATGGTGGCCACCAAGGGCGGGGGGTGGGCGATGGAGAGTAGAGCGGGGCAGGTGGAAAGCCATCAGGTCAGCGGGCTCAGCCAGGCAGCCTGCATGGGAACcctttttggtgtgtgtgtgcagcttgTCCTGAACTGTTGCCCACGGGGTCTGTGTCCCCTGACCTGTCCTCACTGCATCCTTCCCTGCCTCTTTCCAGGGTGAAGCTGGCCCCACCGGTGCTCGAGGTCCCGAAGGCGCCCAGGGTCCTCGTGGTGAACCTGGTACTCCTGGGTCCCCTGGGCCAGCTGGCGCCGCTGTGAGTGTATTTTGCCTGAAGGGTCTGGGGTCTGAGGCCTTGGCACACTTGACTGTCTGCTGAGGCAACTGGTGCCTCAGTCATCACACCTTCCTTCTGGCTCAATGCCTGCCACCCAGCCACCAGTCTCTAGAGACACGTCTCCCTCCATCACCCATCCTCCCTTGAAGTGTCCGGCAGGGCCACGCCTGGAATggaccaggggcctgggagcaTGATGTGGGGTGGGAATGTATTCTTCACTGCTTATCTTATAACGACACTGTCTCCTTTTTCAGGGCAACCCTGGAACTGACGGAATCCCTGGAGCCAAGGGATCTGCTGTGAGTGCTGCCCTCGGACTCCGCTCCTCCAGGTGGGGTCAGTCCCTCCTCGCACCCCCCTCCCAATGCCCTTCTCTCTGCTCATGCTGACAGGGTGCCCCTGGCATTGCTGGTGCTCCCGGCTTCCCTGGACCCCGTGGTCCACCCGGCCCTCAAGGTGCAACTGGTCCTCTGGGCCCGAAAGGTCAAACGGTAAGATCCAGTGAACTCTGagtcccacccacagccccaaaGTCAAACCCACCACCCTACTTCCTGTGCCCACAGTGTCCTCTAGCGGGCTGCCTTtaagggtgggggtggtggaggaTTTTTAGGGCCGTGGGGAGAACCGAGTGTGAGAatctgcttttctcctttgttaaGGGTGAGCCTGGTATTGCTGGCTTCAAAGGCGAACAAGGCCCCAAGGGAGAACCGGTGAGTACCTGGCTGCCACCCATGGCCCACTGCCCACCTCCGCAGCAGGCGTGTCCCTATCCTGGGCCCTCTGAGGGTGTACCCAGAGATGAATGTGACAGAGAAGCTGATGCAGTCTCACCTGCCATCTTCGGCTTGACCAGCTTGACTGCCCACTGGGCCACTTCTCCTCACCCagctgaccctttgtgacctcacttCCCCAGGCCCCCCAGCCCTGAAACAGCAGTCATAGCCACCTCCTCCTCATGCCAGGCCTGTGCTTGCCCCAGGGCCAGGCAAAGACTCACCCTGTTTCTCTGCTATGCTGGTTCTCAGGGCCCTGCTGGTCCCCAAGGAGCCCCTGGTCCTGCTGgtgaagaagggaaaagaggtGCCCGTGGAGAGCCTGGTGGTGCTGGGCCCGCCGGTCCCCCTGGAGAAAGAGTAAGTGGGCCAGGAGTTCCCCACGCTTGTTGCCCTGGAGATACAAGTTGAGTGGCTCTGGGTCTTTGCCAAGTCTGTGGACCTCATATTCTTTTCTCCACCCACCTCCACACTCCTTAGTGTCCCTCACCCCTGGGTGACATGAAGCAGTGGGAGTTCCTTTCCAAGAGGTGGGGGCAGGCCCAAGAAGTTAATCTCTCAGAATCTTGCacctggagcttcccaggtggcacgagtggtaaagaacccacctgccaacgcgggagacgtaagagacacgggtttgatccctgggtcaggaagattccctggaagagggcatggcaactcactccagtattcttgcctggagaatcgccacgaacagagaagcctggcaggctacagtccatagggtcgcatttcatgactgaaatgacttagtaggCATGCATGCACATAGTTTCTGCTCTGCTGAGACTGCAGTAGGAGGGTTGGTGGGATTGACACCTGGATCCTGGCTAGGCTCTCTGCAGCCACAGTTGGGTCAAGGGCCTCTCTAACTCATTGCCTCTCCCCTCCACTTCTTCCTAGGGCGCTCCTGGCAACCGTGGTTTCCCAGGTCAGGATGGTCTGGCAGGTCCCAAGGTGAGTGGGGGAACAGGGACTGGGGTCCACACATCACTGGTCAAATGGCTTTCTGCTGACCCTCTGCCTCCTCTCGTGTAGGGAGCCCCTGGAGAGCGAGGACCCAGTGGCCTTGCTGGTCCCAAAGGAGCCAACGGTGACCCTGGCCGTCCCGGAGAGCCTGGCCTTCCTGGAGCCCGGGTAGGTAGCAGGGATGCTTCTGTTTTGAGCTTCCAACTCTGAGAAGACTCCTCACGCCCTACCCAACCTGGTCCCTCCAACCCTGTGCTGACACCCAGCCCCTTCTCTCTCCTAAACAAAGGGTCTCACTGGTCGCCCTGGTGATGCTGGTCCTCAAGGCAAAGTTGGTCCTTCCGTAAGTCCATCCTCTGGGGTCACTGGGAGAGGTTGGGGGGCACTcttggggaggcaggtgggaaaaGAGACAGGAGCCGGGTGGAGGCAGCCTGTGAATTTTGAGAATTGGGGAGGGGAATGGATGGGATGGTGGGTCCTGTGGCCATGTGTGGCCTATGCAGTGGCTGCAAGTTCTAAAAAGGCCACCCCTTGTGCTTTTGGGCCTTCCTTTGGGGAAGACAAAGCCTGGTGTGCACTTCCAGGAACAAAACTTCTAAGCTAAGCAGTGCCTTGTCACTGATGAGTCCCGTGTGTGATGCGGGCTGCTGGTTGCGACCTTAGTCAATCCTACATGCTGTTTGTCTGGCCGGTGACCTGCCCTGAGCTTGCGCTGAGTAGTGGGACAAAGGTGGTCTCCTGTCCATGTGCTGAGAATGGTGTCCTCTCTTTCAGGGAGCCCCTGGTGAAGATGGTCGCCCTGGACCCCCAGGCCCTCAGGGAGCTCGTGGGCAGCCTGGTGTCATGGGTTTCCCTGGCCCCAAAGGTGCAAATGTAAGTAATCACCTGCCCTTCCATTTCCTTCCACATGGTTCCGCTACCTCCCTGCCCCTGGGGAAAGGGCTGGTTCCCAGAGTTAACCCAAGGGCTGTGATGAGTGAGGTCCATGGTGTTCTGGGTGGCTTGGACCTCCACGCCCCAAGGAGTGCCTGTGATCAGGGGAATCCCAGGGTTCTTTAGAGCCCTCAGAACATCTCAGCCATGACACTGATCCCCGGGTCAGCGCTCTCAGCCCACACCTCTGAGCATAAGAGAGGCGCTGATCCTCGACTTTAGCCTTTGTTGTCCATCAGGCAGTGGCCCCACGCCCCAGTCTCCCCCGCCGGCCATACCCCTACTCCCACCAAAGCCCTCCACCTCATGGCCCTGCCCTCTTTCTTCCAGGGTGAGCCTGGCAAAGCTGGTGAGAAAGGACTGCCTGGTGCTCCTGGCCTGAGAGTGAGTgcctccccactgcccacccctgGGTGTTTGTTGCTCCCTGTGGGGAGGGAGCATCCCTGTGGCATGCTCCTGGGACCCCTGGTTGGCCGCATGATGCCCATGGCTGAGCCTGTGCTGCCCTGGGCCCTGTGGGAGTCCACACCAGGAGACTGGGGGCTGACAGCAGCCGGGGAGGTGGAGAAGGCTCCTGTGCTGAGGACTGAGGGAATGGAGCGGAGTGGGAAGGGCGGGTGGAGAAATGGAGTTCAGGCGGAGGGTTGGCTGGAAACTCTGGGCCACACAGTGCACCTGCCCGgtgctggggtctgcagaactGGAGGAGTGTATCATGATAGcgcccctctctctccccactagGGTCTTCCTGGCAAAGATGGTGAGACAGGTGCTGCAGGCCCCCCTGGACCCGCTGTAAGTACCCGCCCAGCCTCTCCAGGTAGCCCGTGGGCAGGGGcttggggggtggaggtggggagtgaTGGAGCTGACAGATGTGGGTCTGGGCTGATCCAGGACCATGACCCAGCCTGAGCAGAGGCAGTGTGGACCccgccctggtggtccagggtgcGGGTCACTCGCTGGTGGGAGAACAGCGGGCAGTGAGGGTGGCGTTGCCTGCCGTGGGTGGCCCCCTGGCCCCTCTAGCCCTGGATGTGGTGTCCAGGCTCTCCAGAAGCTGGCTCAGCTCACCACTGTCTTCCTCTGCAGGGACCAGCTGGTGAACGAGGCGAGCAGGGTGCTCCTGGGCCATCTGGGTTCCAGGTAGGCAGCTGGACCGGCTTCCTGTTTATTCTCTCTCCAGGGCTCTGGGGTGGCGCAGCGCCCCCTCAGTGGGGGCCAGGGGATGGGTCTTCCCTGCACCCCAGCTTTTGCCCTGTGCCGGCCTCGCCAGAGGGTAGGGCAGCAACCTCACTCCTTTCCTAACTAAGTCACCTTGGCTTCTAGGGACTTCCTGGCCCTCCCGGCCCCCCAGGTGAAGGTGGAAAGCCAGGTGACCAGGTGAGTACAGGGCCCTGGGAATACCTGGGAATCTGCAGCGTGTTTAGGTGGGAAGGTCTATTCTGATGCCCAGGAGGCAAGGGCGGGAGGGGGAACAAGGAGCTCAGTGAGGAAGGGAGTGTCTGGGTCCCACAGCCCAGCTCGCCACAGTCTGAGCTCCGCAGGTAGCAGGAGGGGTGCTTGGCCAAGGCTCCGGGGCAGAAAAACCTTGCTCTCTCACATTCTACTTTGATCTTCAGGGTGTTCCTGGTGAAGCTGGAGCTCCCGGCCTTGTGGGTCCCAGGGTAAGTGTCCTGTTGGCCATTCCCAAGTGGCCTCTCAGAGTGGTTCTGGCCTGCCTGTTCCAGCAGAACCGCAGCCCCGGGTCCTGCCTGCCCCCCTGCCTCCGCCAATCCAGCTCCGCCCGTACCTCCCTGCTTCTCCCTGGCTCTCCGTCCTCTTCCGGCCTCCACCTGACTGTTCCGTGGTGTCTCCGCTCCAGGGTGAACGAGGTTTCCCCGGAGaacgtggctcccctggttcCCAGGGCCTCCAGGGGGCCCGCGGCCTCCCCGGCACTCCTGGCACCGATGGTCCCAAAGTAAGTGAGGCGGGTGTGGTCCTCTGGGTGGAAGGGGATGGGGCTTGTGGGATGAaaatggaaggagggagggatggaggttGAGACCCAAAGGGGTCTGggcagaggaagaaggggaggaaagGGGGCTTGGGGCGCCCAGAGGCGGAGCTGCCCGTCACAGAGTCCTCTCTCCCACAGGGCGCAGCCGGCCCAGCTGGTCCCCCTGGGGCTCAGGGCCCTCCAGGTCTACAGGGCATGCCCGGCGAGAGGGGAGCAGCTGGTATTGCTGGGCCCAAGGGAGACAGGGTGAGTACCGGGCTGAGCAGGCTTCCCCCCGACTCCCTCCTGCTCCCCACAGCACCCAGACATCCTCTTGAGGAACTTGGAGGCCCCCCACGGCTCTTTGTTTGACCTTTAGTGACGTCATCCAACGACATCCCTCCATCTCACTTCTCTTACTGCTCATCACCCACCCTGAGGCCACAGCAAACCCCTCTTGGCCGGGCTCTGACCCCGCCTGGACCCCCGTTCAGGGAGGACACTGAGCTGGCAAAGGGGGTCTTGGAGTGCCTCCCTGAGGTGGCCCTTTTTCTGTATTCCACAGGGTGACGTTGGTGAGAAAGGCCCCGAGGGCGCGCCTGGGAAGGACGGTGGACGAGTAAGTGGGTGCTGGTGGCAGGCTCcctggggctgggatggggaCAGATGCAGGGATCCCATGCACGCAGGGGACAGAGGGGCTGTGTGTGAGCGTGGTCCCTGCTCCTGTGTTCAGTCGTGTGGGCTGGGCATCcgcagggacttccctgtcaaCACTGGAACCCCGGGGTGAGAGGGCGTTCTGGGGGCCATGGAAGGATACACCAAGGGCCCCTGGGTGTGGGCGCCCCAGGCTCCCTGCTGGGCACCGCGTCCCTGGCTGCCTCTCCCGGCCCCTCACTCGGCCTTCTCTTCCCAGGGTCTGACTGGCCCCATTGGCCCCCCTGGCCCAGCCGGTGCCAACGGTGAGAAGGTGAGTCATGGACCCCTTTCTTCACTCTGCCCCCATCAGAGCTCCTTCTCACCTCCTGCCAAAGActgctctctctcctcccctcggTCAACAGCTgtcaccctccccctctccaacTGCTGTAAGGAGTGAGGGTGGGGGCCTTCTTAGCAGCAGAGTCCTGGGGTGCGCGCCATTGAGGGAAGCAGAGGGGTGGGGCACGGGTGTCTTTCTCAACGCCCTGAGGAGGGTGCAGGTGTGGCTGAAGCAACGAGAAAACAGGCTGCTGGGGAGaccggagccccccccccccaccgtcaGGGCTGCTTCCTGGGTGCACTTTGCTCTGGAGGGGCCCCCTCTGAACCCACACCCCTCATCTCTGGCTTTtgtcctcccctgtccctgaccTTAGGGAGAAGTTGGACCCCCTGGTCCTGCCGGAACTGCTGGTGCTCGAGGCGCCCCGGTGAGTATCTGCCTGGACCTGGCGCTGCAGGGGCGTGGCTCCCTCCCTGCAGTTCAGGtctggggatgggaggagagatgagaaaggaaaggggaaggCACACACCCCTCTCCCGTGATGTGATCACCGTGGAGGACCTTCAGGCCTGGCTCGGTTTGTTTAGGATGGAGCTCCCTGACCCCTTTTCTCCGGGGTTACTGCGCAGTAGGCTGGGCCAGGGCGGGCTCTGGGCGCCAGGAGGAACTGAGCAGGCAGGCAGCTGAGCCTCCGCGCCCCTTTCCTCACAGGGTGAACGTGGAGAGACAGGCCCTCCTGGACCCGCTGGATTCGCCGGCCCCCCTGTGAGTATCTCTGTCCACCTCCCCTGCCACACCTACTCTGCTCAGcttgggggaggcagggagggagggacagggcTTTAAGGGGAGGGGAATGGCTCCTTTCCCTCCACACCGATGTGAAAGCTCCGACCTCAGAGCAGGCACTCAGACCCAGGgtggacacacactcacacagagtcTCCGGCCCTGTGGGAGGAGTTCTTGCCCCCCACTCACTGGCTTCCTCCTCCCCGAGCCAGGGTGCTGATGGCCAGCCTGGTGCCAAAGGTGAACAAGGAGAAGCCGGCCAGAAAGGTGACGCTGGTGCCCCCGGTCCTCAGGGCCCCTCTGGAGCTCCTGGGCCTCAGGTGGGTAAAACTGAGCTCCCCTGGGAGCTGACCCCacaggacagggaggctgggtgcAGGGGGAGGGGTCTGGGCGGGCCAAGGGCAGCAGGGCGGCCTGGCTGCTGCAgccaggcagagggcagaggctgCGGGAAGGAGGAGTTTGTACTCAGGGATGAAGGCTCAAGGAGCTACGCTACCCTTGCTTTCGCTGTCACGGGTGTGGGTgcgtggtgggggcggggggagggaacCCAGGTACCGCGTGTGGCTCAGGACGGAGCAGCCAGCCTCCTGGGAGACCCTGGCTGGGCTCTGAGGACGCCTGATGGGCTTCTCCTCCCAAGGTCTCCTGGAACATGAGTCTTCTATTGGTCGGGGTAGCAGGCCCGCCTGTGATAGCTTCCCAGGCTAGGATGTTCATGCTGACAAAGCTCCATCTCTGTGGTCCTGGCTCTCAGGAGTCTGTGGTCAGGACGACAGGGCCTCactgtctccctccttcctcctcagggTCCTACTGGTGTGACTGGTCCTAAAGGAGCCCGAGGTGCTCAAGGCCCCCCGGTGAGTGAGGCCCCCACCCTCACTGTCTCTGGGCGGGGTAGAGGGCACTAGGGGGGGGGGTGTTGGCAGCTTCTCTCACACCCATCCTGGCCTCACAGGGAAGGCCCGGCCCCAGAGGCTGCACCCCACCTCCTTCCTTCTCACCCACTTTTGCCCCCACCCATCCCACAGCCAGGTGGGAGAGAGGACGCCCCTAAAGTCTGAATGCCCCAGTCCAATCCTCCCCTGCAGAGGCAAGAAGCTGCCGCAGCAAGAGGCAGTGGCCACACCCCGGgggccctttctccctctctaacTCCCCTGGCTGCTCTGCAGCCCCTTGCCCCTTTCCGCTCCAGCCTGTGAGACCACCCCAAAACCTTTGATTCTGGGGCCTCCTGAGGGTCCAAGGTGCTGAGTCTCCCCTCTCCTCACATAGGGAGCTACCGGATTCCCCGGAGCAGCTGGCCGTGTCGGACCCCCAGGCTCCAATGTGAGTGCCACCCCGACTGGTTTCTACCTTACCCCTAGCAGGAGGCACAGGCAAGGGTCACAGAGTCTGGCCCAACCCCATGCACATCTTGTGCCCAGGCCCACACCTGGGAGGAGCAGTTAACTGACCGTGGGGTCCTGTTCTCCGCATGCACAGCTGGGAGCGGGGGCTGCGCCCTTGTGCTGGCCATGGGCTTCTGGCTCCGCTTCACCGTGGACACACATTTCCTGAAAACACTGTGCTTTATGAGAAAGTCTGCATCTTGCCCTTGGGGAGCTCACAGCAGAGGGAGGAGAAGTGATAAGTCAGAGGGCTCACCAACAATGTCAAGTGCAGGCGGGTGGGCGCAGAGGCTTAGGGCTGAGGGGATCGAGACTGGAGCATTCCTTGAGGATGGGTGGTGGGAGAGAGGCCACAGGGAAGGAAGCAGGAGAGTTGGAACAGGGAGAGTGTGCAGCGGCTGGGGAAGCCAGGCTGGCTGTCCAGAGCTCACGCGGAGCAAAGATGAAAGGGGGGGACCAAGGGGGCCAAGCTGCCCCTGCTGTGGAGGAAGCCCCCAGAGGGTCCTGGCAGCCTGGAGGGACGGGGAAGGGTGAGAGGAATTTTCACTTCCTGTGTTTTGCTTCTCTAGGGCAACCCTGGACCCCCCGGTCCTCCTGGTCCTTCTGGAAAAGATGGTCCTAAAGGTGCTCGAGGAGACAGCGGCCCCCCTGGCCGAGCTGGTGATCCTGGCCTCCAAGGTCCTGCTGGACCCCCTGGCGAAAAGGGAGAGCCTGGAGATGATGGCCCTTCTGTAAGTCCCACCCCAGGGCCAAGGTCCCTGGGGAAGGGGTGCAAAGGGCAGGGGCTCCCAGAGCCTGGAGTTGGGTGCAGGGCTGTGGGTTTGCCAGGAGGGGGTGCTGCAGAAAGTGccctgcagggcaggaggagTACTGACCTGACCCCCGCAGTGGGCAGCTGGCCGCAGCGCAGATAGGCAGCGGCTGCGTGTCACTTCTCAAGTTctcacctccttcctctccccgctCAGGGTCCCGACGGTCCTCCAGGTCCTCAGGGTCTGGCTGGCCAGAGGGGCATCGTTGGTCTGCCTGGACAGCGTGGTGAGCGAGGATTCCCCGGCCTCCCCGGCCCCTCGGTAAGTGGGGACGCCCCTTCCTCCAGGCGAGCCGGCCCAGCCTGGCTCAGGTGGAGGGTCTTCactgggtgtccctggtggcccGGCCACCTGCTCCACACCCTCGGAACTGACCCACGGTCAGCCGTCTTCCCAGAAGGGCTGAGAGGGGCCTCAGAGCGCACACTTACCCTCCTTGTCGCTGCCCCCAGGGTGAGCCTGGCAAGCAGGGAGCCCCTGGAGCATCTGGAGATCGAGGTCCCCCTGGCCCTGTGGGTCCTCCTGGCCTGACTGGTCCTGCTGGCGAGCCTGGACGTGAGGTGAGCAGTGGGTCCCACtgcggggacaggggagccctggAGAAGGTGGGCGACAAGGTGGGCCAAGCCCAAGTGCCCAGATGTGATGGGAAGGTCGTGACGGGAGAGAGAAGGCCAGGGAGACTAAGACCTGGATGCACGGGAGGGTGGCAGGAGGAGGCTAACTGGGAAAGCCTTGGCtggacgggggtgggggcagctctGATGGCGTCTGCTCCCCTTTGCACAGGGAAGCCCCGGTGCTGACGGCCCCCCTGGCAGAGATGGCGCGGCTGGAGTCAAGGTGAGTGTCTCGTGCGGTGGGGTGGGAAGGTCACTTCATCAGCCTGGCAGGGTCAGGGTCAGAGCCACATCCCTCCTTGCCTCCTCTGGAAGTTCCTCCCTGAGCCTGGGACCTCTCTCCTGACAGGGTGACCGTGGAGAGACTGGTGCTGTGGGTGCCCCCGGAGCCCCTGGGCCCCCTGGCTCTCCTGGTCCCGCCGGCCCAGTTGGCAAGCAGGGAGACCGAGGAGAAGCTGTGAGTATCTTGAGTCAGTAAAAGCCGTGGTGCAGGAGGGTGGCCGGGTCGGCAGGGAGCGCCtctccacctcccaccctcccctgccccaggccctgggAACAACCCTGGGTCTGGGTTGTGAAGCAGCTGCCTCAGTGCCCAGCCCATGGGCCGTTGGGCCATGGGCACACAGCAGTGGGCCATTCCTGCCTCAACTGCTCTCTGACATTgcccccccactccccccacaGGGCGCACAAGGTCCCATGGGACCTGCAGGACCTGCTGGAGCCCGGGGAATGCCAGTGAGTATCTGAGTGCCCTGTGCTGG
This region of Ovis canadensis isolate MfBH-ARS-UI-01 breed Bighorn chromosome 3, ARS-UI_OviCan_v2, whole genome shotgun sequence genomic DNA includes:
- the COL2A1 gene encoding collagen alpha-1(II) chain isoform X2 — protein: MIRLGAPQTLVLLTLLVAAVLRCHGQDVQKAGSCVQDGQRYNDKDVWKPEPCRICVCDTGTVLCDDIICEDMKDCLSPETPFGECCPICSADLPTASGQPGPKGQKGEPGDIKDIVGPKGPPGPQGPAGEQGPRGDRGDKGEKGAPGPRGRDGEPGTPGNPGPPGPPGPPGPPGLGGNFAAQMAGGFDEKAGGAQMGVMQGPMGPMGPRGPPGPAGAPGPQGFQGNPGEPGEPGVSGPMGPRGPPGPPGKPGDDGEAGKPGKSGERGPPGPQGARGFPGTPGLPGVKGHRGYPGLDGAKGEAGAPGVKGESGSPGENGSPGPMGPRGLPGERGRTGPAGAAGARGNDGQPGPAGPPGPVGPAGGPGFPGAPGAKGEAGPTGARGPEGAQGPRGEPGTPGSPGPAGAAGNPGTDGIPGAKGSAGAPGIAGAPGFPGPRGPPGPQGATGPLGPKGQTGEPGIAGFKGEQGPKGEPGPAGPQGAPGPAGEEGKRGARGEPGGAGPAGPPGERGAPGNRGFPGQDGLAGPKGAPGERGPSGLAGPKGANGDPGRPGEPGLPGARGLTGRPGDAGPQGKVGPSGAPGEDGRPGPPGPQGARGQPGVMGFPGPKGANGEPGKAGEKGLPGAPGLRGLPGKDGETGAAGPPGPAGPAGERGEQGAPGPSGFQGLPGPPGPPGEGGKPGDQGVPGEAGAPGLVGPRGERGFPGERGSPGSQGLQGARGLPGTPGTDGPKGAAGPAGPPGAQGPPGLQGMPGERGAAGIAGPKGDRGDVGEKGPEGAPGKDGGRGLTGPIGPPGPAGANGEKGEVGPPGPAGTAGARGAPGERGETGPPGPAGFAGPPGADGQPGAKGEQGEAGQKGDAGAPGPQGPSGAPGPQGPTGVTGPKGARGAQGPPGATGFPGAAGRVGPPGSNGNPGPPGPPGPSGKDGPKGARGDSGPPGRAGDPGLQGPAGPPGEKGEPGDDGPSGPDGPPGPQGLAGQRGIVGLPGQRGERGFPGLPGPSGEPGKQGAPGASGDRGPPGPVGPPGLTGPAGEPGREGSPGADGPPGRDGAAGVKGDRGETGAVGAPGAPGPPGSPGPAGPVGKQGDRGEAGAQGPMGPAGPAGARGMPGPQGPRGDKGETGEAGERGLKGHRGFTGLQGLPGPPGPSGDQGASGPAGPSGPRGPPGPVGPSGKDGANGIPGPIGPPGPRGRSGETGPAGPPGNPGPPGPPGPPGPGIDMSAFAGLGQREKGPDPLQYMRADEAAGNLRQHDAEVDATLKSLNNQIESLRSPEGSRKNPARTCRDLKLCHPEWKSGDYWIDPNQGCTLDAMKVFCNMETGETCVYPNPASVPKKNWWSSKSKDKKHIWFGETINGGFHFSYGDDNLAPNTANVQMTFLRLLSTEGSQNITYHCKNSIAYLDEAAGNLKKALLIQGSNDVEIRAEGNSRFTYTVLKDGCTKHTGKWGETVIEYRSQKTSRLPIIDIAPMDIGGPEQEFGVDIGPVCFL